The following is a genomic window from Calypte anna isolate BGI_N300 chromosome 7, bCalAnn1_v1.p, whole genome shotgun sequence.
ATTTTCTTCTCATGGACTTTTTTTGCTTCATCAGAGGTTACAATGAGAACATGGAttgggaaaaaggggaaggaaaaccattctcttattttctttatggAGCTGCTTGTTCAGAGGTTGAAATTAACTGTCTAACAGGAGATCACAAGGTAATACCTGAGTGTCGTGGAAGTTTTGTAAATAATGTGAATTGTTTGTGATACTGGATGCTCTGACACCCATTCACATTTTGCATTAATAAGTCACCTGCCTTCACATTGTAGTAAATATATCAACACTGTACATGGAACTTACAGGCAGAGCAGAATGAAAGCTGTACAGTGTTAACCAGCTTTTGGCACAGCTGTATCTGTGTCTTATGAGTTCACCTTTTGGGTTATGGCAGACATGTTCTGTGCTTGCTCTCTCCTTGTTTGCCAGCAAACAAATTAGAGTAGGGTTAAATATTCAATTTCCAGGCTTTTGGCCATCTGGACAGCTAAATGTCATGGACTACTTATCATATGCCCTCTGTAAGTGCTTATTTATGGTGGGGTTCCTTGTGCAGTGGGAAAAATCTGGCAGGGCTGTCTGGCTAAGGTTCTGTTCAAGTTGAGacaagtttgttttgtttgtaatgGGGTACTGGAAATGACTTTGAAATTGTGTACACAGAGGGGCCTCTGTCCTAGCAAGGATTCTTGCCCTGAATACCTACTCTAACCCACATTATGTCCTCATGTCCCCACTCCACACATCTCTCTCAGTGATGTGCATTTGAATTTTATTGACAGAACCTTAGAACAGACATTGTTATGGACGTTGGATGCAGCATAAATCCAGCTGTGGATATAGGACAGGTATGTGCCCAGAATTTCCTGCTGTCTTATTTCTGTTACACTGATAGCCTTTTCTGAAGTGAAGATTAGTTCATTAATTCAGAAACTGTTAATTTCTTAACAGATAATGTTATAAATTGTAGATCATATTAGAAAGTCCTTTGCTTATAGACTTGTCCTGTTTGAGTTAGTGTCAGACTTCTGTAGATGTCAATGAGGCTTGAATTTTACTCATGGTGTCAAGCTGTAATACTTCCTGTATGTGTCTGAGCCACTGTCTGCTGGACTTAAATCCTTTTCATGATCTACAGTCTCCAAATTCTGGTGTTTCTGAGCTGCCTTTCCCACCTGGTAGCAGGGGAACACCTGACTTCACTGCAGACTGGCTCACAGATCTCCTCACTTTGTCATCAAAGCATTTGTCTCCCTCTGCCTGGTGTGAAAGCTTTGCCCAACCTGACAGCccaaaaatactgaagaatCTCATTAGataaacaggagagaaaattaCCTTCTAACAGCTAGTGGTACATATTAGTTCTTGCCGAAGTTTTGCCCACTTTGCCAAATGAGAGAACttaaatgctgtttcttttcttatttaaagaTTGAAGGTGCCTGTGTGCAAGGCATTGGACTGTACACAATGGAGGAGTTAAAGTACTCTCCAGAAGGAGCCCTCTGTACTCGGGGTCCAGATCAGTACAAGATCCCTGCTGTTTGTGATATTCCAGAGCAATTTAGTGTTTCCCTGCTGTCATCTTCCCAAAATCCCTATGCCATCTATGCATCCAAGGTAAGCAAACTATCACAGGGCCTAATTCTAAGATCTCTCAGGACAAACAGGGAAATTACTCTGATATAAAACATCTATTTCAGTTCTTCTTTAGCATTTCAAACAAATGTCCTCACAATCATTTTGCTTTACAGCATCAGGGAAGCTAATATGAAAAGATTTAATGTGGATGTTGTCAGATGGTCAGCAAGTAGTAATTTGAGGATTTCCTCACCAGACCATACACAGAAACTGCAAGCTGAATTTAAAGccttacttttaaaatgttgtgaTAATCTGAAGGGCTGGAGTAAGCATACCAACAAAACTGATTCTGATTCTAGTACTGGTTCTAATACCCTTCTTCAAACAAGgcttttatacttttctgtGAATTTACCTCCTGTAATTAACCTTAAAATACACTGTAAGAAGGTGTGATTCTGTCTTCATGCACCATGTTTGGGGAAGACATTTGGTTATCATGTTTTAGCAAGGAGATAAGTCAGGTTCAAGTGCAATATCCAAATTCAGTCCAGATTGAAATGTTCAATAGTGCAGCACTGAGAGAACTGTGGAATAAGGGTGGCTTTGACCTATCTTTGAGATAAGGAACAAATGTGAATTCTATGCCAGAACCAGTGAGAAGATGTCAAGCCCAGCAAGGTCACTGGTATTTGTCTGCAGGGAATTATCATGAGGTCAGGCTTTGCTTCTTTGTTGTATGTGTTCTTGGATTGTTTTATCTGTCAGTTGTCCTGAATTTCAGTTTAGCCATGAGCCAAAAAGATTGTAAAATCAATAGCCAAAAGTTGAATCAACTTTTTTAGCTCCCTGGAAGCAGCTACCATTAGAAGACTTGTGATCTAAGCTTGCTTCCACTGAACCTGAAATAAGCTTTCATACTAGTGGACAAAACACCTTCTGATGACTGAATTTTAAGGTTTGTAGTTGATACTGTTAAAGTATTTACTCCTCTTATTTGCTCATAATCTACACCTATTgtactctttttattttccttttccagggGATAGGTGAGGCAGGATTTTTCTTGGGATGCTCTGTGTTCTTTGCACTGAGAGATGCACTAACAAGGGTGAGGAATGAAAGGGGACTGAAAAAGCCTTTTGCACTGAACAGCCCTCTGACTGCTGAACAAATCCGGGCAGGCTGTGCAGATGACTTCACTGAGATGATAAGAGGTGAGGAAAGGGTTTGGTTAAGTATCTCTGGGTTAGAAGTACATGGTGCTTTTAACAAATTAACCAATCACTGTCCtcattttttgctgcttcttttagGTAACAAATGATGCTTCCTCTTGTATCTGTGTGAATGACAAACCAGAGTGCACAAGACCTGGATGGACTGGAAGGAAAAACTGATTTACTGCCCCAAAACACACCAGTTGACTCACagatattttctcattttcagaatAGAATCAGCTACCAAGAATATGCACATTACATCTTCTATCCTCATCTTCCATCTCCATACAGTATATTCATTCAGTACTTCACTTAATTTACTGCATTTAGTTGCTAGAAATACATATTCTGCATTTGAAGCATATATACTCAAGAATGATCTGCCGAACAGCTCAGCTCAGATGCTGCAGAAGAAAGTTAGGATGAATTATAAAGGTATGTTAGATACCTTACTTATCTCCTTAATTACAGTGAGATAATTTACTGCCACTAACTACACTTAACTTCATACGATAAATAACTTTTAATGGCTTCAGCTGATTTTCTCATTTAGATTTGAGTCTGGCAATGAAGTGTGAGTGCAGAGATCTTTGTTGAAGAATCAGAACCTTTTTTTGTTGGATTCAGTCCCTTTATGATCAGAAGTGAAGCTCTGATTTGTAGTAAAGTGGCATTAGATTCTTTGGCACAAACATTTTTGTGTTAAAAACACGTAAGAAACAAGACTCAACATTTTCTCTTGCTGTGCCAGGCAGATTGCTATGGCTGACCTACAGACATAGGAGATTACTTCTGTCCCAGAGACGAGAAGAGTAATTTAGTTGTAATTTCCACTGGAAGCTTGCTTTTTCTCACAGAGGAAGCCAGAAGCCTCTGAACTCACATGGAGTTCAGTGTGCTTTGACTTGGAGACTGGATAAACCTGTCTCTGGAAAGGATTCTTAAGCAGTGCTTAATCCTCTGCTCAAGATGATACTGATCTGTGAAAGCACAGCTCACAGCTTTCACTTTAGGCTGCTCCTGTGATAAAGCAGATAGAAAAAACATAATGAGATCAAAAGATGATTTGCAAAGATCAGTAATCTGATCTGCCCAGAGTGCAGTGGGATTACACCATGGCCAAGCAGTAGCAGCTGGAGGAAACAGAACAATAGAGAGCAGCACTGTGTTAGCTGGAAACAGAAATTCTGGGGTTATTAAATTTgatgtatgtatatatttgttaCTAAAGACCAGAACATATCAGAGTTAATATATTATGAATGCTCAGGCCATGCTATTCAGATCTCTGCATTAGAATCCACAATGTTGAACTGCCTGAGaacttcagcctttcctcctcttgAAGGGCAAAGCTGAGGTTTCAGGTCtgatcacacacacacaaatatccATTGCATTGGATCTGGGATACATCCTTATATagagaaaacactttttcagtGAGTCTCCAGACATTACTCAAACTAACATCTGAAAAATTGCATACCCTCAAATAAAAGCTAACTTGTAAAACTCTGTCCTGCATTGTCATGATGCTGTGATCTATAACCAGTATTGTTTCAAGGAGGAATTAGTGCAAATGTTGTGAGATGAAACCTCACAAACTCAGCCTTGCTACTGGCTGAACTTTTGGGGACAGAGCTCACCTCTATAACCTCACTCCCAAGATATTAATCTGaagcaaatgtttttattgCAATTAAGGCTCTCAGAAGCATGTAAGAGCCATCTTCTACAACTGAgaaaaaacttgtattttacTTCCAGATGCAAATACAAGCACCCTAGCTCCAGAAAGGATGGTGGTGTCATTTCCCCATTCATATGTAAGTACATGGCAGgcagaggttttttccttatttttaagcCTTTCCATTTTTCATCTACCCGGTGTACATCTGTCCAACAGAATGAACAAAATACTGATACTGCCTTTCCCAAGTTTTATTCCAGTTTTAACCTGTAAGGGTGGGGTTAACTAAATGACTGCTGGGTTGAGCGGGACATTAGGCAGCTGAGGAAGGTCTAGCCCCAGGTTTGTGATCTCGGGTTGGTCCCGTCCCTGGGGCTCCCGCCCTGCCCGGGTCTGGGCATCCCCGCCGGAGGGGGATGAGGGGCAGAGGCTCCGCCGCTACCGGAGCAGCGGGACCAGCGTAAACCCGTCCCCTTCTCCCGCCGTGCTCTcgggcggagcggggcgggaTGGGGTTGGGGTGGGGTGGTCCGGTCGGTTCGGGCGGGGCGTGTTGGCGgccctcccctttccctctcgCGTTGGTTCCGCTCTCAGCGCTCTCTCTGCCGCCGCCGTTCTTCGCCGCTGAACCGCGCCCGTCTCCGCTTCGGGCCGCTCGGGCGTTTTCTCTCTGCCTTAAAGTCGGTGAGGAGACGGTCCGGGACGGGCGGTACCGCCCCGTAATGCCGGGAGGCCGGTGCGGGCCGGCTGGGTTCGGTTGGGTCCGGCTGCCGCCAAGGCCGTAACGGCCTCGGCGTTCTCCGGGGGGGGACCACGCTCTGCGCCTTCCCGCGCACCGCGGAGCCGCAGCCTCCGCAAtgagggggctgaggggctcCGAGCCCGGCCTCCTCCTGCCCTAACCCTGCCCGGCGCCTCCCCGGCAGCGGCCCTGTGCCGCGGGGAAAATGGAGgccagggagaggaaggggaggaaaggagggagggaggcagagagagggagggaggagcggcggggccgggccgggcggtgCCGCAgcgcggggcgggcggggagcTCCGGGGCAGCCGGGCCTGAGGTGCgtttctgtttccttccaggGTGTCTTTTATGAATAATCAAAAGCCGCAGAAGCCGACGCTATCAGGCCAGCGTTTCAAAACTAGAAAAAGAGGTAAGGAGGCTGAGGTGAACGCGCTGGCGGTACCCGGTGCTGTGTGCCCGGCTTGATGCAGGGAGCCCCCGGTACCGTGCTGCCTTCACAATCGTCTCATAAATCTCTTAAGGAGGCCGTGCTGGATATAAAGTCTAACCCAGGCGAACTCCGGGTGCTATGGTGTGCTCTGTGCtaataaaaaacagaagaattgTAGCTGGATTTACTGTGATAGCCTTGGCTTGAGAGAGGTAATTCTGAAAATGTACTGAGTGTGATTAGCCTGGATGCAGAAGTATACAGTACCCCTGAGATACAGGGGAAATCCTACACAGGCTGGTGGCAGGTTCATACATACACAGAAGGAGCATCTAACCTCCTAGGAACCCAGTGTAGGAACTGTGACAAAAGCTGTATTGTCACCTTAATGCTGTAGGAATActtaattttaatagaaaaatactaaaacaaaaaaacccacagtcaAATACCTTGTCTCAGAGGGTTTGTGTAATCAGTTACAAGGATTGAGGGATCCCATTTAAATACAGAACTCATTTTACATCTTGTTTGCAgtgaggcagcagctctgtcaaTAAGCTGAGCTGGCTTCACATCTCTTGGTCAGTTCACCACAGTCAGTGGGAAATCAGAGTTATCTGAGTTATCTGAACCTTGCTGCAGACACTGGACCATTCTGGGTGGTGATTCATCTTCTCTGCTTGCACAGCAACGTGCCTCATGAATCTGAAAGCATGATTATAGTTTCTGAAATGGAGCTCTTCTTAGATGGCATCTCTCTTGCCTAACTGAGAGCAGCCTGGGGCTTTGAGATCAAGTGAAATtggtttaaattaaaacaaacctaaaaccacaaacagaaaaaaaaaaccaaaaccaaacagagcaaacccaaaaaacctacaaaaaaacccctcctgaGGTATGGGATGGTTTAAGTGTGTGTCTCTGTATGTGCATAATTACTTCCATAAGGAGAGTTGGTGACTGAAGAGGTGTGATGAGTAATGTAGtattttggttgtgtttttgaAGAGGAAGCAGGGAGAGCTTTTAGAGCTCACACTAAGGGTGCTCCACGTCCTGAAACAGTAATGAAGTGGTACAGAAGTACATGTTGGCTCACAGAACCTGCTCTAATGTTAAAGTAGAAGTACTTTGAAGTGGGAGAATTGCATTTTGTCTGGCAGATGAAATGATTGCATTCTGgggttttctctctttcctagCATTTGAGCATAGTTTGGCTTCCAAGCAACTCTGCAGTAACCATAAGTTTCATGGATGTGTCCTGGCAAAGAAATGATCCAGTATTTCCAGACTTCCAACTGCTCCAACGTGTTGATACTTGCATTGAGTGTAAAGACACCAGTATGACCCCTGCAGAGGGTTGCTAACAGATGGCTAATGAAACTGGCTAAGTTTAAGCTCTCAAAGTTTAAGACATGTAGCAGAGTTCTTCTCTAGAAGCTTTCCCCTTATGGCTTGCACAGTCTTAGGACAAACTGAGATGAGCAAAGCTGAAGACCTCTTCTGTTTAAGGCTTTCTTTTAGTTACACAGATTAATTTGTTGCATATTAAGTAAACCCGAGTTTATTTCACAGCTTTTCAGTCAGAGTATTTTGTCCAAAATGATGACAGCCCCAGAGGGCTGAAGTGGAACATGAGTCAAATGCATAAAATTGTAGAGAGGTGTTTTTATAATTGCTTTCCTGCATGTAGCTGAGCCTCTTTTTGAAGGGAAAGAGTGGTCTAACAGGAACAGGGCTGTAAGAATCAAACTGAGAGGTCAGAAGCTTTATTAGAGCCAACTAATGACCATCAGAAACAATTGTTCTTGGTGAAAGTACTGTTAGAATTCAGCCACAGATATCTAAGGGATGTTTTAGCTTTTGGTAGCCCTGCCCCCAGCCTTAACTGGTGAGAATGGAAGCAGTAAAGCTTCCTATTGCTCTCTTGGCCACTTTTTCCAGGCCTCTTTTCAGGCTACAGTGTGAATTCAGTGTTAATGCTAAGTAGTACCACTTCTCTGGGTGACTGGAATGATCTCAGTTCTGCTTAACTTGCCAGtgtaggttttgtttgtttgtgtttattgtttttaaaataagattaaaactacagactttaaaaaaaagctgtgagtGACAACTTCATTTCAACGCTTTCTCTTTACAGATGAAAAAGAGAGGTTTGACCCTACCCAGTTCCAGGACTGTATTATTCAAGGTTTAACTGAAGCTGGCACTGACTTGGAGGCAGTAGCAAAGTTTCTTGATGCTTCTGGTGCAAAACTTGACTATCGCCGCTATGCAGAAACGCTTTTTGACATCCTGGTGGCTGGTGGAATGCTGGGTAAGTCCCTCTGATAGGGCTGCTCTCACCCTTTGTTCACTTGGCTGTGAAAAGCTCAGCTTGTTTGCAGTGTAAAAACTGCTGAAGAGCCCATGGAACATGTAAAACTGAGTTTGAAGTTCTGTGATAAGCTATCTGACCATCTTAGTGACCAGCAGCAATCAGGTTAGTGCAGAAATACTCTGCATGCCTTACTTCTGCTTGAGTCAGTTTGCATTCTTCAGTGTGTAGACAGCAGAAACCTGGCTTAAAGGAAAATTTATAGgccttttgatttttgtttgtttttaccaGGAGTGGATCTTGACCCTGTAGTCAGAGTCCCTTCTGCTGGTGTGAGATGGGTGAATGCTTGTCTCAGGTGTGTGGGCAGTGGTCATCAGAGTTGCCCTGAAAAATTCTGACATGACCTCTGGACTTTGTGCCTCCTGCCATGTTATTTTGGGAAGTAATACTGTGTACAGGGGACTATGAGGTGCTTGGGCTTGGAATTGCTGTTATTGATCGTTTGCTGTTGGCAGTAGTGAGGCTGTGGGCTCTGGCAGGTGGCAGGGAGTGAGAAATGAGAGGGTGGTTGAGTCAGCAGAAAACACAGGGAGCTGAGGAAGGGACATGTGGTGACAAAGTATCTTGTCACATGCACACTGGGTGAAAagagcaaagagcaggagagatgctcaCTGGCCAAGTAGCAAGTGGATGAAGCTAAATGAGGTTGAAAAGGAGgaatcaagaaaaagaaaagcgTTACTTCTGGATGCAGCTTGTGTTGCCTGCTTGACTGAGTACTGATGGGTGAGGAGGGGTTCAGATGGCAGGGAGCTCTGTAAAACAGGCTGTGAAGAGCACCCTTTGTCTGCCTAGACTTGGATTTTAGCATTTCTTAGGCAAGAGCTGGGGGAGAGGACTTCCAAGAGAAATTTGGCAGTTGCAGCAAATTTCctgtaatgaaacagaaatagaaCTGAAGTGGCCCAAATGCacagggggaggagaggaagtcCCTGGCTGTGGGGGGTGGCAGGTTTGGGAGGGGTGTCTGTTTTATGTTCTGGTCCTGTAGAAATGTCAGGTGAGATGCTAAAATTTCAGTAAGGCCTTCAGAATGACTTCACTTGATGAAATGCTGATCTCAGAGCTGTGTATTAGACTGAAGTTGTTGTCATGTTCTATTTAGCAAGAGGCTCTTTTGCTGATGTTAGAAGAGCTGGTGGCACGAGTAAGGAAACTTGCTTGCCACGTGGAGCATTGCTGATTATAACTGTTGATGTACAAATTGCTAGGTTTGGGAGGTGTTCTGTGTAATCCATGCTGTGTTGGGAATGAGgctgagggggaaggggagaggaggaggctttGGAGCACTAATGGTGGTACAGGGGTCTCTGTAACAGCTGGTTGAGTTACACTGGCTTTGATCTTCAGTCAGACAAGGCCAAAGTAAAAGCCAAAGTAAAAGCTGGCATCCTGTTGCCTTACCAGCTTTTAATATTCTAGGACTTATCTCTGTCATTAAGTCGTGTTTCTGACTAACAGATAATAAAAGGATCTCCCTTATATGTGGGATGGCATAAAAATCAGTGGTGAGGTATTCTGGCACTGGAGTGGGTGATGTGAATTCACCCCAGGTGGTGAAGCAGCCTGGCTGCCAATCAAATGCCTGTGTTAAATTGAAGAGGAATAGTGAAGAAGCATCATCTAATTAGCAGCTAAAAAGCTGAAGTGCCCTTCAGGACTGAAGTTTCAGGCTTATCTCTGGGGCTCTGAGTTTTGAGCATGCATTTCTATATGTGTCATCTCCTGTTGTGAACTACTCTGTTATTTAACAGATACTTAAAAATCAGCACTGTTGCAGCAGGCACTACAAAGGCACTCTAGCATTAAGCAGCTTTATGACTTTTTTAAGGGAAGAGGAGCTTGTTAACAAGGTGTGTATAAACAAGGGCTGTTGCTAATCCAGTTACAATAGGGTCAGAATGTTTACATGTTCCCATCTAAGGTACTGATTTTATAAGTTCCCCCTGAGCAGTGTGGAGCACAGGGAAGTGTGGGGGTGTCTTCAGTGATTCAGTCACTTGGTTCATCCTGGAAGGACAACATGGGGCATATTAGGGGTACTGGAATTCTTCCTGTGGATACTACTCAGTACTCTCCACAGGGAGTGACACCACTGATGCTGACTGACACCTTTCTTCAGCCCCAGGTGGTACCTTGGCAGATGACATGACACGCACAAACGTCTGTGTGTTTGCAGCACAGGAAGACCTAGAAACCATGCAAGCATTTGCTCAGGTGAGTTCTGAAATGAGCATAACTGAACTTGAACTCTTGtggtgaaaaatgaaatgcttgTGTTGTTGAGAGCTTAGATAGAAagctcttttcacagacgactttcaacaagacaagagggcatggtcttaagttgtgccaggggaggtttaggttggagattagaaagaatttcttcacggaaagggtgattaggctatggaatggactgcccggtgaggtggtagattctccatccctggagacatttaaaagaagactggatgtggcactcagtgccatggtctagcaactgctccggtgggtcaagggttggactagatgatctctgaggtcccttccaacccggctaattctatgattctatgattctatgaaataatgCATGGCTTTGAGAAGCTTATTAGAAGAGGTGGACTAGCACTCTTCTAAGCTAAAAGTGCCCTAAGGAGTTCAGACCAATTTTACTgaactcagtttttaaaaattctaatcAAATAATAGTtaagagcaaaaaaataataaactctGTCTTTTTAGGTTTTTAACAAGCTAATCAGGCGTTACAAGTACCTGGAGAAAGGCTTTGAAGATGAAGTCAAAAAGGTATGGAGTAGGGCCCCACCAGCAGACACATAAAGCTTTAAATCCTGCTGGTTAATCACTGGGTACAGAAGAGTTATAtcataaatttttatttaaatatttaaacagaacACTCAAGTGTTCAGCTTGTATGCCTACTGGAGAAGCCTTGTCTGGTCTGCCAGTTGAATGGCTTGGTTGATCCAAAGTGTCTGTGGTGGGGGCAGTGGCCAAGCTTTAATAAGAGGTGGCAGTTGTGTGGTAACTCTTCTTACTTATTAATCCCTCTTGCAGTTGCTGCTGTTCCTGAAAGGGTTCTCAGAGTCTGAGAGGAACAAGCTGGCCATGCTGACAGGTATTCTGCTGGCCAATGGGACACTTAATGCCTCCATTCTCAACAGTCTGTACAATGAGAACTTGGTTAAGGAAGGTGAGTGttgctcagcttctcctttaGGGTAGGGGAACCATCAAAAGTGGGTGGGAATGGGGATGAGCATACAACCTTGCAGCTCACTAGTTTTCATCTGACCTAAGGTAGAAGATGCTGCCTTACAACCTGGAAGGTCTTGCTAAGATTTTAGaaaatttgtcttttcagaAGGCTTGTGTGTAGGACTTCCCTGCATGGCACTGGGGGTGCTCTCACTGGTGCTGTGTGTTTTGGAGGGGGACCTCTCTGTGTTGTGTCTTTAGGCTCCTTCCTGAATTGCAGCCAGGAGAGAGCTGAGTGTGTGATGCTGAGTGGTGAGAAAAGTCTGGAGGTGCTGGATGgaggctgcagcatcctctTTGTTTTGAACTTCACCAGTATTACCACTCTCCCTGTTGCACAggtgtttctgcagcttttgcagTGAAGCTTTTCAAATCCTGGATCAATGAGAAAGATATTAATGCAGTGGCTGTCAGTCTGCGGAAAGTGAACATGGACAACAGGCTGATGGTGAGTACCACAGCACCACCTGATCCACACCCAGCTCAGCTAATGGTGCTTACTGGCAAAGCACTCAGCAGCCATTGCTTTTGTGAAAGAGTTGCTGTGAACTTGGTTTTCAGGAACTCTTCCCAGCCAACAAGCAAAGTGTTGAACACTTCTCCAAGTACTTCACTGAAGCAGGACTGAAAGAACTTTCTGAGTATGTTCGGAACCAGCAAACCATAGGAGCTcggaaggagctgcagaaagagctgcaggaacaGATGTCCCGGGGAGATCCATTCAAGGATGTGAGTATTTGTCTGTAGCCAAGGCATACGtatttggggtgggtttttttctccatttttttctttcttattgtTGCATCTTTGCTCAAATCACCTGAAGTGAAATCGCATCTGGTACTAATACGAAGGCACATGCCTAATTAAATACTGAGCTCACACACTTAGCTCTCACTGAGAATTAAAAACAGGACCCAGGGTGTTTCTCTATTTGCTTTGTAGTCTTTAACATCCCAGATAATCCTGGTGTAGGATCAATGGGGTTGTTTGCCATTCTGAAGGCTTCCAGAGCAGAAGCTGTAATTTAGCTTGGTGTCACACGTGGTGCCCTGTGTGCTGACTCTTCCATTCTGTCTGGCAGATAATCTTGTATGTGaaggaggaaatgaagaaaaacaacataTCAGAACAGACTGTGGTAGCCATAATCTGGTCAAGTGTCATGAGCACGGTGGAATGGAACAAAAAGGAGGAGCTGGTAGCAGAGCAAGCCATTAAGCACTTGAAGGTACTGTAACTTGCCATTGGGTGGGGTGTgtgctttcctctctctccagctccctttGGTGTGAGGTAAAACCTCCAAAGCCCCTGGTGCAGAGACAGCATTAGACCACGAGTTCTCCCCCTGGAACTGTTGTTACAGCCCAGCTCACTGAGGACTTCTGCAGGAGCTCTCTGGGCTGGGGGTTGCAAATTTCTAAGCAGTGGGTGATGGAAACTGGGTGAAACTGGTCTGGTCAGGCTGTAAATGTGAAGTGTGTGCCAACCTGTCCTTCCTGTTGCAGCAATACAGCCCTCTACTTGCTGCCTTTACTACCCAAGGTCAGTCAGAGCTGACTCTTCTGTTGAAGATTCAGGAGTATTGTTATGACAACATTCACTTCATGAAGGCCTTCCAGAAAATAGTGGTGCTCTTCTACAAAGGTAAGTTCTGTGGTCTTGTACTCTAGggcttggtttttggttggctgggttgggttttttttggtttttttttgaaaagcctGTACTTGCAGAATACCTCAGTTCTGTTAAGATCAgtgctaaaaaaaccaaaatatgaaGAATTTTCTTACCTTCTGTTTGCAAAGATGGAGCAGTAAAACACAAAAGATGGATGTGGCTGTCCTTGGCAGGTGGGAAGTATGCCTCTAGGCAAGGATGCTGCCTGTCTGCTGCATTTTGAGTTGTGGTAGATCAAAGGTAGTGGTAGATTTTAAGGCTGTTTGTCCCTTTTCAGTTAGGGGCAGATCTGTGTGTGCACACTGACTGAGATGGAGCCCACCAAGGGGCTCTAGGGGGCTTGTAGGCTCTCTCTTGAATTGCTgttaaatctgaaaattaaataacaattaaaagaaatctgaagtgCAGGGTGCTTGGAAGTCCAGACTTCCTGGTGCAGCTGTGTCCATCCATGGCCAGGGAAGGAGTGTGGATTGTGATGCTTCcaggggaggcaggagaggcTGCCCATGATTTGCTCTGTACTAAACTGTTCTTTCATGTCTTGCAGCTGAAGTGCTGAGTGAGGAACCCATCCTGAAGTGGTACAAAGATGCTCATCTTGCAAAAGGAAAGAGTGTGTTTCTGGAGCAGATGAAAAAGTTTGTCGAATGGCTCAAGAATGCTGAAGAAGGTaaccagcagctgagctcac
Proteins encoded in this region:
- the BZW1 gene encoding basic leucine zipper and W2 domain-containing protein 1 isoform X2 yields the protein MNNQKPQKPTLSGQRFKTRKRDEKERFDPTQFQDCIIQGLTEAGTDLEAVAKFLDASGAKLDYRRYAETLFDILVAGGMLAPGGTLADDMTRTNVCVFAAQEDLETMQAFAQVFNKLIRRYKYLEKGFEDEVKKLLLFLKGFSESERNKLAMLTGILLANGTLNASILNSLYNENLVKEGVSAAFAVKLFKSWINEKDINAVAVSLRKVNMDNRLMELFPANKQSVEHFSKYFTEAGLKELSEYVRNQQTIGARKELQKELQEQMSRGDPFKDIILYVKEEMKKNNISEQTVVAIIWSSVMSTVEWNKKEELVAEQAIKHLKQYSPLLAAFTTQGQSESEAEEGD
- the BZW1 gene encoding basic leucine zipper and W2 domain-containing protein 1 isoform X1 yields the protein MNNQKPQKPTLSGQRFKTRKRDEKERFDPTQFQDCIIQGLTEAGTDLEAVAKFLDASGAKLDYRRYAETLFDILVAGGMLAPGGTLADDMTRTNVCVFAAQEDLETMQAFAQVFNKLIRRYKYLEKGFEDEVKKLLLFLKGFSESERNKLAMLTGILLANGTLNASILNSLYNENLVKEGVSAAFAVKLFKSWINEKDINAVAVSLRKVNMDNRLMELFPANKQSVEHFSKYFTEAGLKELSEYVRNQQTIGARKELQKELQEQMSRGDPFKDIILYVKEEMKKNNISEQTVVAIIWSSVMSTVEWNKKEELVAEQAIKHLKQYSPLLAAFTTQGQSELTLLLKIQEYCYDNIHFMKAFQKIVVLFYKAEVLSEEPILKWYKDAHLAKGKSVFLEQMKKFVEWLKNAEEESESEAEEGD
- the BZW1 gene encoding basic leucine zipper and W2 domain-containing protein 1 isoform X3 encodes the protein MLLVQNLTIAAMQKRFLTSWWLVECWPQVFNKLIRRYKYLEKGFEDEVKKLLLFLKGFSESERNKLAMLTGILLANGTLNASILNSLYNENLVKEGVSAAFAVKLFKSWINEKDINAVAVSLRKVNMDNRLMELFPANKQSVEHFSKYFTEAGLKELSEYVRNQQTIGARKELQKELQEQMSRGDPFKDIILYVKEEMKKNNISEQTVVAIIWSSVMSTVEWNKKEELVAEQAIKHLKQYSPLLAAFTTQGQSELTLLLKIQEYCYDNIHFMKAFQKIVVLFYKAEVLSEEPILKWYKDAHLAKGKSVFLEQMKKFVEWLKNAEEESESEAEEGD